One Amphiura filiformis unplaced genomic scaffold, Afil_fr2py scaffold_77, whole genome shotgun sequence DNA window includes the following coding sequences:
- the LOC140144743 gene encoding LOW QUALITY PROTEIN: modulator of smoothened protein-like (The sequence of the model RefSeq protein was modified relative to this genomic sequence to represent the inferred CDS: inserted 1 base in 1 codon), with amino-acid sequence MDSFLQAAGXLYFVASALCILSLALRIGSWSDEHGRDLRLGLLMQCQRIYGREMECQYTENGPTEWIVAAFLIICGIGTLCMGIVMIVLSSKFPRWRRYPKYMGLTAWTMFCLAIMMFPAGFDLPLIGGHSYLLPNNVKTGISYGLFFTGIICTVFGSALALGKMYYDIIVLR; translated from the exons ATGGATTCCTTTCTGCAGGCAGCAG TGCTGTATTTTGTGGCTTCGGCACTTTGTATTCTTAGCCTTGCGCTACGGATTGGGTCGTGGTCCGACGAGCACGGAAGAGACTTGAGATTGGGACTTCTGATGCAGTGTCAGAGGATTTACGGGAGAGAGATGGAATGTCAGTATACAGAGAACGGACCAACAGAATGGATTGTCGCAGCTTTTTTAATCATCTGCGGGATCGGGACATTATGCATGGGGATCGTCATGATCGTGTTATCAAGTAAATTCCCACGGTGGAGGAGGTATCCGAAATACATGGGGCTCACTGCATGGACGATGTTTTGTCTCGCGATCATGATGTTCCCGGCCGGTTTTGATTTGCCGTTAATCGGCGGACATTCGTATCTGCTTCCGAATAACGTGAAGACAGGGATTTCGTATGGGTTGTTTTTTACGGGGATCATCTGCACGGTGTTTGGGTCGGCTCTTGCGTTGGGTAAAATGTATTATGACATCATAGTGCTAAGGTGA